A stretch of Telopea speciosissima isolate NSW1024214 ecotype Mountain lineage chromosome 11, Tspe_v1, whole genome shotgun sequence DNA encodes these proteins:
- the LOC122645510 gene encoding cysteine-rich receptor-like protein kinase 29 has product MNQSGYVQLTMELLSGLCGCLSKWKRGGKGDEGSEGEDGEDNSFDFFFPLRTLQLATNFFSDVNLLGHGGFGPVFKGLVPNGPEVAVKKLSLNSRQGLREFTNEVKVLLRTQHKNLVILLGCCAEGPEKMLVYEYLPNKSLDYFLFDKTKSASLDWTKRHAIISGVARGLLYLHEEAPERIIHRDIKASNILLDEQLNPKISDFGLARLFPGEDTHLNTFRISGTYGYMAPEYAMHGYLSVKTDVFSYGILVLEIVSGRKNHDSRLGEEKADLLSYAWKLYQEGNALDLMDPRLAEFNHDETAMCIQMALLCCQASVAERPDMNSVNLMLSSDDSFTLPKPGKPGIQGREGHWTTTSSAITRSNATTIFSGVTKASTDCSLDEDNSRNSISISSLDKG; this is encoded by the exons ATGAATCAATCGGGTTACGTTCAGTTGACGATGGAATTACTGTCAGGGTTGTGTGGGTGTTTGTCGAAGTGGAAGAGAGGAGGGAAAGGAGACGAAGgaagtgaaggagaagatggGGAAGATAATTCCTTTGATTTTTTCTTCCCGCTTCGAACTCTTCAACTCGCTACCAATTTCTTCTCCGACGTCAACCTGCTCGGTCATGGTGGCTTCGGCCCCGTTTTCAAG GGCTTGGTGCCAAATGGTCCAGAAGTAGCCGTGAAGAAGCTGTCATTGAATTCAAGACAGGGGCTCAGGGAATTCACAAATGAAGTGAAGGTGTTGTTGAGAACTCAACATAAAAACTTGGTGATACTCTTGGGTTGTTGTGCTGAAGGTCCTGAAAAGATGCTTGTCTATGAGTATCTACCCAACAAGAGCCTCGACTACTTCCTCTTTG ATAAGACCAAATCAGCATCCTTGGATTGGACAAAGCGACATGCGATAATTTCTGGTGTGGCAAGAGGTCTTCTCTACCTACACGAGGAGGCCCCCGAGAGAATCATTCATAGAGACATCAAAGCAAGTAATATTTTGCTGGATGAGCAGCTTAACCCTAAGATCTCAGATTTTGGCTTGGCAAGGCTCTTTCCTGGGGAAGACACCCATTTAAATACATTTAGGATTTCGGGTACTTA TGGTTATATGGCTCCTGAGTATGCAATGCATGGCTACTTGTCTGTGAAAACCGATGTTTTTAGCTATGGAATATTGGTGTTAGAGATCGTGAGTGGAAGAAAGAATCATGATTCAAGGTTGGGTGAAGAAAAGGCAGATCTCTTGAGCTAT GCCTGGAAGCTCTACCAAGAAGGAAATGCATTGGACTTAATGGACCCTAGGCTTGCCGAGTTCAATCATGATGAGACAGCAATGTGCATTCAGATGGCATTGTTATGTTGTCAGGCATCTGTTGCTGAGAGACCAGATATGAATTCTGTTAATCTCATGCTCTCAAGTGATGATTCATTTACATTGCCAAAACCTGGAAAACCAGGAATTCAAGGCCGTGAAGGGCATTGGACAACCACCTCTTCTGCCATAACCAGATCGAATGCTACTACTATTTTTAGTGGCGTTACCAAAGCTTCTACAGATTGTAGTTTAGATGAAGATAATTCTAGAAACTCTATATCTATTTCTTCTTTGGACAAAGGCTGA